The genome window GGGCAAGGGGGCTGCCCGGTTAACCTCAGTTTTACCTCGTTGTATGAAGAGACACTTGGAACACCCAGCGTCCGAGGTTTGGCACCGGTTTAAAATGCTGTAAAGCCATGTAAAGTCGCGTTCCTTTCACACATACCGGCAATAAAGCCCGGGGAACAGATACCCACCGAGTCTGAGAAATCATAGGATAAAAACTACGCAGTGTGATGTATAAAGTCAATACACTGAAGCTCTTCCGTCTCTTTCTTCACAGCTCCGTCCCATCCATTGATGgttttcagaaaaggaaattaaaggcAATACTTTGTGTCACATTTTCGGTGAACACTAAGGCTCTAAAACTCTATTTTTGCCCCAAGCATTTTTACATCCTAGAATTTCATTCCCTACAACTAAGCAGAGGTTAGGGAATCATAATCACTTATCTGCTTCTATGGTGACAGAACTCAGTGTTTGTACTTAACCTGGCTGGAGCCTGCAATTGTGAAATAAATACTGAATACAAATGGGGATTTTACAACTAACTTTGAAAATAAGGAGTTGCCCTGGGTCACAGTATTTGGGAGAGAAGCTGGAAGACAACTGTAACAGGGTAATGAAGTTTGCTAGTGAAGGGTTTGACACAATGATCGTTTATTATTGATAccaaaaatctttattttgcaaaagCACAGCATATTTTAGCTAATTCTTTCTACTAATTTCAAAATGAGTCACAAATAATATGCAGCATGCAGATGACCAGTAACCTTAAGGTTACTTAAAGTTACTTAAGGTTACTGGTCATCTGCATGCTGCAGGTTACTGAATTCACATGTAAATCTAAAAagtatatgtttttttttttctgaattcttcCTGAATTCACATGTAAATCTaaaaagtttggttttttttaattgcaatgtTACTTTGTCTCAACTATGAAAATCAACTCACTTTGGAGTAAAATAAAGTAGGAAATTCCTGGTTTCCTTATAGATGGCTGAATCAGAATCTCAGGAAGGAAACCATTATAACAGGGGAAAAATGGTGGAGAACTTTAAAATGGACATGGAGGAACTTCTggaggaaatggaaaaactaACAGGTATGGGTCTTTATTAGGAATGATATGGATTTTTGTACTAAAGACActgaagatttatttttgtatttattctgtAAACTTCTGTGTGATAGAAATGTAATTAAAACCATCACCATCAACTAATACCCTCGTGTTCTTAATTGtgaaaaagaatgcaaataatttaGGTGGTTCAGATGGCTCAGAATTAAAAATCAGTAGGTGATGCATGCTTAGCTCAGAGTGTTGgttaaaaccagaaatactACTAAGGTGTTTAATGtacaattattaaaatataatatataaaatgagACTTAATTCTGAAAAATGGATACATATCACTTCTCAGGTCAGCGTACTATAGTGAATTCTTGgtaaaataaaagggaaagtGTGTAAGTGTACATTAGTAGATAAATACTAAAACTATTTGCTCATCTTTATCAGATACTCATTCTTTCAAAATCAATTCTATTATTTAAGGTACTGATTATTTCAAGATCAATTTCATTACTTAAGTTGcccttaaaatatttcatctctGTTGCAATCTCTTGATCTTAATTCTTCCTCACCTAACAAAAGCTGTAACTGGTCTGGAGGGAGGATTCCTTATatcattttcaaatattttagaacACTCTCTTGACCCTTCCTATTTGATTATCTgttttgttgtcatttttaGGTGAAGTGTCCATCCTTGTTTCATAATTTACATCATTGTACTTTCTTTATCAACTGTTTTGAGACATTTATAAAGAAGTAATACTGAACAGTCTATTTAATCTAGTATTATTGTAGGCAGTTTCCATGTTATTTTCCAGCCTTCTGTGAAATCTGAACTGataataattcattttattaatttaatttatttattgagTTTATTTATTGAATCAGCCATTGCTTTTTCCTGGCCAGAAAATAATACCACCTGTTGTGCTTGCAGTGCGTGCAGCCTGGATGACCTACGACTGCGTGGCCATCCAGACCAACCCAGACCTATACAATGCCATGCAGCACTTGGAAGATGTCTTCCTGATGTGCAAAGAGCAGATGGAGAAGAAATGGCAAGAGGTGCTACTGGAATCTAGAGGTGAAGggcaaaaaaaggaataaatttaaCTCAGTCATGCTGCCAGAATGACATCCCTTGGAAAATCACTTAGGTCCTTTTTTCTCCTAGCTGTGGAGGATTCACAGGCGCTGTGGGAAATGGGCTTTCCTCTTGCTAAGAACTACTTATTTGTGAACATCTGTGGAAGTATTTTAATGAGATTACACATATAGCTTCATATAGTTGAGGGTAAAAGGCAGCAGTGTGTGTATGAGCATGATGCCCATTGGTAATCCGTATAGTGTTTGCACACACAATTGACACACCCTCTGACCTTTTCCCTGGAAGATCATACTCACTCCATGGTCAGTGTAACTGGAATTCTTAGAAACCTGAACAAACTGGAAGGATGGGGAGCAGGGGTGCTGTAGAGGACCAGCACAGTGGCATTGCACTAGCCCATGGCtttcaaagaaaactgaagaattgcttatttttctaaatgaaaCACAGGTTAAATTCTAGATTTGCAGATAGATTgagttggttttatttagtattATCATCTAAGTGTTCAATGACGTAGTTTTATTATTTAGATACATCATCTATAGTTGTTGCATCTTCTTCCATTAGATTTTTAACCATTTCTTTGAACTGTTTTCTCCAGATTGTTCCTCCCAAACCCTCTGAAGGtgccatgaaataaaaatgttttcccattATAGACTGCTGTAAGTGTGGTGGCACTGCTCCAGAAACCAAACTAATTATGTCATAAAATACGCTTCTCTCCATATATTCTTACCGTGCAATAttagaaaaggacaaaaaaattacttttttagtCAGGATGTGGATTAAGAGCAGCACTTCGTGGTTTGTGGTTATACATAAATGAGTAATTTATCAGAGATGGAAGTCAGCAAAATAAGTTGTAAGGATCTTCCCTTTTATTAAAATCAGTCTCTTTTAATTAGAAAGTAAGTTCCATGCAGCAAGTGAGAGCACATCCATCTCCTCTGAAGAGGTATTTAATGGTTTAAATCACATCTAAATAATCCCTGAAAGTTTGCCAATTTTTAGGCTGTGTATTTCTTTGAGATTGGTTGATCTAAATGCAGACAAAACATTTATCCAGTGAAGTAAATAATATGTAGGTAGTTTAACttcggggtttttttaaaaaggcaccAAGTATTTCTAAATAAGAACAAACTTTGAACTCTACACTTGACTTTCCCATGGGTAGGTCTTCACTTCTCCCCAAGATTTTCTTCACAGTTATGTGATGATTACAAGAGGAAAGTTagggagaggcagcagtgctTACTCCTAGAAAAACTATACAGCAAGATATTTATACTTTTActatgctatttttttcctttatttaattATTGGGTTATTACTCATCATCTACCCTATTTCAGCCCCACTAGAGCCTGCAGCAGAACCCGGACAGCCCACATTGCAACACCTTTATTTCCAGTCACAGGGGTGCATCCAcaaatttccagaaaaaaaaactaagtgGAGTAACAGCCCCATCTACTGCTCACACAACTGTACCAGTAAACTGGATTGCTGACATCTCTTAACT of Vidua macroura isolate BioBank_ID:100142 chromosome 5, ASM2450914v1, whole genome shotgun sequence contains these proteins:
- the SYCE3 gene encoding synaptonemal complex central element protein 3 isoform X3 gives rise to the protein MPVVWDSTGAWALQGLRGKGAARLTSVLPRCMKRHLEHPASEMAESESQEGNHYNRGKMVENFKMDMEELLEEMEKLTVRAAWMTYDCVAIQTNPDLYNAMQHLEDVFLMCKEQMEKKWQEVLLESRGEGQKKE
- the SYCE3 gene encoding synaptonemal complex central element protein 3 isoform X4; this translates as MPVVWDSTGAWALQGLRGKGAARLTSVLPRCMKRHLEHPASEMAESESQEGNHYNRGKMVENFKMDMEELLEEMEKLTVRAAWMTYDCVAIQTNPDLYNAMQHLEDVFLMCKEQMEKKWQEVLLESRGQS
- the SYCE3 gene encoding synaptonemal complex central element protein 3 isoform X1; the encoded protein is MPVVWDSTGAWALQGLRGKGAARLTSVLPRCMKRHLEHPASEMAESESQEGNHYNRGKMVENFKMDMEELLEEMEKLTVRAAWMTYDCVAIQTNPDLYNAMQHLEDVFLMCKEQMEKKWQEVLLESRGTLLSSLETRTAQRSSIKYYATLSSGKAAHPCSIKAPSCIVSITQTKQDPTRLFF
- the SYCE3 gene encoding synaptonemal complex central element protein 3 isoform X2; the protein is MMAESESQEGNHYNRGKMVENFKMDMEELLEEMEKLTVRAAWMTYDCVAIQTNPDLYNAMQHLEDVFLMCKEQMEKKWQEVLLESRGTLLSSLETRTAQRSSIKYYATLSSGKAAHPCSIKAPSCIVSITQTKQDPTRLFF